A window of the Enoplosus armatus isolate fEnoArm2 chromosome 5, fEnoArm2.hap1, whole genome shotgun sequence genome harbors these coding sequences:
- the igsf10 gene encoding immunoglobulin superfamily member 10 isoform X2, with amino-acid sequence MSVCACSASYLRRWLLKALLFLAAVLPTSGDCPKSCACYVPTEVHCTFRYLTAIPDHIQPAVERINLGYNSITILSENDLSGLENLELLMLHSNTIHSIEDRAFQDLKSLQVLKMSFNKVKEINKDTFKGLDSLLRLHMDHNHIEFISPEAFYGLTKLQLVHLEGNHLQQLHPDTFITLRHSQVFKVSSVRNIHLSDNLLTTLPADIFSGCSQLENLFLHGNPWTCDCRMKWFSVWAQRKTGVLKCKRDRRYPRGQLCPVCETPALYHNEPISLLPSDAFTCTKPWIQPHLKQKNISLDEGDFTPVSPKDFIAPLGSIQMNLTDQFHSDASLSCTVQRPSVFENLTQTLEEEEEEGNNVTMLTVGITTYLVCNIDYEHIQQLWQILATYSDSPMRLERGLMLARSPEMVYRYSQMKTEVGKEGIHTNIEAEIKASPAWLMQGEVSFQLDRTTTTFSTLHIKYQSAVNLRVENTSPKRDRYSWTMIKRDNQTKTEHTVLTGGVAQLSCQIRGEPKPLLEWILPDGSKVRAPYSSEDRRIIITAEGKLTLRGAEASDTGLYRCIATNYLDADILIFRVTVLSPDVEEVEVNSVQLSRPLGENLVFDCSSSGSPEASSQWILPDHSVLDKSQGNRKMYKNGTLLIQGLTARDRGFYRCLVANHLGVDLLVSQVTVTEERSETVTVLDSEGSGMEMEDKVDPSLAENTVTFNEIPSSSPSDRTSQESRTITSDRPYPRLRSQGRGSAGGRLGQRRRGLVSNRRIWSSRVFDKASRKVDPQKFAELMKRAQDGPRIKTGTEKESMKYEDSNTGLSGDDEIGSGEDHNEDHLIIVPRPRRVKPTSQKGRLFGQENRQLETITSKQTVTENTNTATTESYMQSDSTPIKSTFTHYPKERSGSQSDAVTPYNTISHNTGLSSFHEITEFYAMERTTMPDSNRRPVTLRFTITDTSQETQLQFSGEQPAEPETSTGAGLSFTTDTNVTPMRDGPGPVELVVHTSTDPESQTTFTAITTTERQQDEITFHTTQTIKSPRMPAGSTIISRQQIHIIPHKNSRGGGRRRTFQGRRRIIKPNRITDIQSFINKLQQPSLKKEGNATLPYRIELTTDCECDEDKKKTSSTDLQVVKPTSSSSSSSYRTERPASMQKTVASTTNYYITSNTPFTHTESRPEVSSGYITSADAPEFDPTFDPFLTTNKEPSISTTATTTTIASKVIRGRIPWNRLFGGREREKILGRLKRPFITQKTSTTAETTTVTPITSPAAMPTTAANTLTEPETLSPSRHTGNKEGSLNDDYGDVSSADFEFTTLGPSFHHLTTTNPSYYSKSATTAETPPESQTLPSPPTVKPPSRENPDETISSGSGGLPDNLYVIRQKPGGTRGRQGRRRRPFRGRRPFKKPAIIKSHSATTTEALTTVVTTMETTMDTTTLPQWTASLYKPLYTPFRKEDRTAIAVSTDQTSKEVTDFYEEFDWRISSSLPGYTSTKAPLIPSTTFTPTTIFMPATTKGPYTTARPRVHSNIRPPTQRNNGHTSRRPPLRRIRPTVQSSGARDSVDKGLTFDTMTILTAEQGYTNTPAPFNNIDPHNAISGVYSHATGNEATSANIAGFEPTTKGMTTKPKIVGGNAASFTVLSNSDAFLPCEAVGNPQPAITWKRSTSTGSTVTIKGRMGKFEVLSNGTLSIQNANIKDRGQYLCLAENDHGSDKLLVTLSVVAYPSRILEPKMREIKSHAGNTVEMKCNAEGRPTPMISWILANRTQVRGQNTEKGRVSVSAEGTLVIERVSVYDRGHYKCIASNPAGADTATVRLQVVAAPPGIVEEKRQQVKAGVSQKVWLPCTGQGSPQPTIHWVIHDGSVIRSNRPTSNARISVYVNGTLHIKDVTPADSGKYECIATSSTGSERRVVTLTVERQESAPQIVETSHRVTELFFGDQLRLNCSATGDPKPRIIWRLPSKAVVDQWHRMGSRIQVLDNGTLIVNTVSDKDAGDYLCVARSKIADDLQLMRVSVSMKPAKIEPKLYGKKQVPYGNDFKVDCKASGAPKPEISWGLPDGTVVNSALQSDASSGVGRARRYTLFDNGTLYLNQVGMSEEGDYTCYAENQVGKDEMHVHISVVTAAPRIRPPSQTYARVTPGGNIRFDCEALGEPKPKILWMLPTNDVIAASNERYLMHVNGSLDIRDVKLIDAGEYVCMARNPAGENRKVYKLDIEGNPPVINGYRQNRTVIKDVAAKFSRKLIDCKAEGDPTPSITWIMPDNIFLTAPYFGSRINVHHNGTLEFRNVRPTDTAEFICMARNDGGEAVMVVQLEVTSMLRRPIFKNPFNERIVSRIGKTTVLNCSADGHPMPEIIWTLPNGTRFTGEPNHGSHHHLGKDGTLVIYSPRKEDAGKYRCGARNFMGYIEKLIILDVGQKPYILTRPRGIIRSVSGEPLFLHCLSDGSPRPRIYWTIPGGHTLTRPQVLGRYQLLENGTLVIQDTTLHDRGNYICRAQNNAGEAVLTVPVIIIAYPPRITTGPPPSVKAVTGTPIQLNCAAIGIPKPEITWELPDRSVLSAADQGRPMGSELLHPQGTLIIQRPTASDSGTYKCLAKNHLGTDSKATYVHVL; translated from the exons GTCCTGAAGATGTCCTTTAATAAAGTAAAGGAAAtcaacaaagacacattcaaaGGCCTGGACAGTCTGCTGAGACTCCACATGGACCATAACCACATTGAGTTCATCAGCCCAGAGGCTTTCTACGGCCTAACCAAGCTACAGTTGGTCCATCTGGAGGGTaaccacctccagcagctccacccAGACACATTCATCACACTGAGACACAGCCAGGTGTTCAAGGTTTCCTCAGTAAGAAACATCCACCTGTCAGACAACCTCCTCACCACTCTGCCTGCAGATATTTTCTCAGGCTGCAGCCAGTTAGAAAACCTCTTCCTCCATGGCAACCCATGGACATGTGATTGCCGTATGAAGTGGTTCTCAGTGTGggcacagaggaagacag GGGTGCTGAAATGCAAACGAGACAGGAGATATCCGAGAGGCCAGCTGTGTCCTGTTTGTGAAACTCCTGCCCTTTACCACAACGAACCTATATCCCTTCTCCCCAGTGATGCCTTCACTTGTACAAAACCCTGGATCCAACCCCatttaaagcagaaaaacatcagcCTGGATGAGGGGGACTTTACTCCAGTTTCCCCCAAGGACTTCATTGCCCCATTAGGCTCCATACAAATGAACCTGACTGACCAGTTTCACAGTGATGCCAGTCTATCCTGCACGGTCCAGAGGCCCTCTGTTTTCGAGAACCTGACACAAAccttggaggaggaggaggaggagggaaacaaTGTCACCATGCTTACTGTTGGCATAACTACATATTTGGTGTGTAATATTGACTATGAACACATACAGCAGCTGTGGCAGATCCTAGCCACCTACAGTGACTCTCCCATGAGACTGGAGAGAGGCTTAATGCTGGCCAGAAGCCCAGAAATGGTGTACAGGTATAGTCAGATGAAAACGGAGGTGGGAAAGGAAGGAATTCACACAAACATTGAGGCTGAGATTAAAGCCTCCCCTGCATGGTTGATGCAGGGAGAGGTGAGCTTCCAGCTTGACCGCACTACTACTACTTTCTCTACTCTGCACATTAAGTACCAGTCTGCTGTCAACCTACGTGTGGAAAACACATCACCTAAGAGGGACCGCTATTCCTGGACCATGATCAAGCGAGATAATCAAACCAAGACTGAGCACACTGTACTTACAG gTGGTGTGGCACAGTTGAGCTGTCAAATACGGGGTGAGCCAAAGCCTTTGTTGGAGTGGATTTTACCTGACGGAAGTAAGGTCAGAGCTCCTTACTCCAGTGAGGACAGGAGGATCATAATCACTGCTGAAGGGAAGCTCACTCTACGGGGTGCAGAGGCCTCTGACACAGGCCTCTACCGGTGCATCGCCACAAACTACCTGGATGCAGATATCCTCATCTTTCGAGTGACAGTTCTGTCCCCTGATGTGGAAGAGGTTGAGGTCAACAGTGTCCAACTCTCAAGGCCACTGGGTGAAAATTTGGTCTTTGACTGTAGCTCCTCAGGGAGTCCTGAGGCCTCGTCCCAGTGGATACTCCCTGACCACTCAGTACTGGACAAGTCTCAGGGGAACAGGAAAATGTATAAGAATGGAACCTTGCTGATTCAGGGTCTCACAGCAAGGGACAGGGGCTTTTATAGGTGTTTGGTTGCTAATCACCTTGGAGTTGACCTTCTTGTGTCTCAGGTGACAGTGACCGAAGAAAGGTCTGAGACAGTAACAGTTTTGGACAGTGAGGGATCAGGGATGGAAATGGAGGATAAGGTTGACCCTAGCTTGGCTGAAAACACAGTCACTTTCAATGAGATCCCGTCTTCCAGTCCCTCTGACAGAACTAGTCAGGAATCCAGAACCATCACCTCAGATCGACCTTACCCCAGACTCAGGTCACAGGGTAGAGGAAGTGCTGGAGGTAGACtgggacagagaaggagagggctAGTAAGCAACAGGCGGATCTGGAGTAGCAGGGTCTTTGATAAAGCTTCCAGGAAAGTGGACCCACAGAAATTTGCTGAACTTATGAAAAGGGCTCAAGATGGACCAAGAATAAAAACtggcacagagaaagagagcatgaAATATGAAGACTCAAACACTGGTCTTTCTGGTGACGATGAAATTGGCTCTGGTGAGGATCATAATGAAGATCATCTCATCATTGTGCCAAGGCCAAGGAGAGTCAAACCAACGTCACAGAAAGGTAGACTATTTGGGCAAGAGAACAGGCAGCTTGAAACTATAACATCCAAACAGACAG TGACAGAAAATACgaacacagcaacaacagagtCATATATGCAGTCAGATTCTACACCAATCAagtccacattcacacactatCCAAAAGAAAGGAGTGGAAGTCAAAGTGATGCAGTTACACCATATAACACAATTTCACACAACACAGGCCTTTCTAGTTTTCATGAGATCACTGAATTTTATGCCATGGAAAGAACTACCATGCCAGACTCAAACAGGCGCCCAGTCACTCTCCGATTTACTATTACAGACACATCTCAAGAAACTCAGCTCCAGTTCTCAGGAGAACAACCAGCAGAGCCAGAGACGTCCACGGGGGCGGGGCTCTCATTTACCACAGACACTAATGTCACTCCAATGAGGGATGGCCCAGGCCCTGTGGAGCTAGTCGTTCACACATCCACAGACCCAGAAAGCCAGACAACATTCACAGCCATCAccaccacagagagacagcaagatGAGATAACCTTCCATACCACCCAAACAATCAAATCCCCACGCATGCCTGCAGGATCCACCATCATCTCCCGGCAGCAGATCCATATCATCCCACACAagaacagcagaggaggggggcgCAGGAGGACCTTTCAAGGCCGCAGGAGGATCATTAAACCCAACAGGATCACTGACATACAGTCCTTCATCAATAAACTTCAACAGCCCTCATTGAAGAAGGAAGGGAATGCCACGTTGCCATATAGAATTGAGCTGACCACAG ACTGTGAATGCgatgaagacaaaaagaagacatCATCCACTGATCTGCAGGTGGTCAAACCAACAAGTTCTTCCAGTTCATCTTCATACAGAACAGAGAGACCTGCCTCTATGCAAAAAACTGTCGCCTCTACCACAAACTATTACATTACTTCAAATACCCCCTTTACCCACACAGAGTCAAGGCCAGAGGTTTCCAGTGGCTACATAACCTCTGCTGATGCCCCTGAGTTTGACCCTACGTTTGATCCATTTTTGACCACAAATAAAGAACCGTCAATCTCCACCACAGCCACTACCACTACAATTGCCTCTAAGGTTATTCGTGGAAGAATTCCATGGAACAGGCTgtttggaggcagagagagggaaaagataCTGGGCAGGCTAAAGAGGCCATTCATCACCCAAAAAACGTCAACTACAGCTGAAACTACAACAGTAACCCCAATCACATCCCCCGCTGCTATGCCCACCACCGCCgcaaacacactgactgaaccTGAGACTCTGTCTCCATCCAGACACACAGGGAACAAAGAGGGCTCATTAAATGATGACTATGGAGATGTGTCCTCTGCAGATTTTGAGTTCACAACATTGGGACCCAGCTTTCACCATCTAACTACTACCAACCCATCCTATTATTCCAAGTCTGCCACCACTGCTGAAACACCACCAGAATCACAGACTCTACCATCCCCACCTACTGTCAAACCACCTTCAAGGGAAAATCCTGATGAAACCATATCATCTGGGTCCGGGGGACTACCTGATAATTTGTATGTAATCAGACAGAAACCTGGTGGGACAAGAGGACGGCAAGGACGGAGAAGAAGGCCATTTAGGGGCAGGAGACCCTTCAAGAAACCTGCAATCATTAAATCACACTCTGCTACCACAACTGAGGCTTTAACTACAGTGGTAACAACTATGGAAACTACAATGGATACAACCACACTACCACAATGGACTGCTTCACTCTACAAGCCCCTGTACACACCATTTAGGAAAGAGGACAGAACCGCAATAGCTGTTTCCACTGACCAAACATCAAAGGAGGTGACTGATTTTTATGAGGAATTTGACTGGAGGATATCTAGCAGTTTACCAGGCTATACTTCAACCAAGGCACCTTTGATCCCTTCAACCACATTTACCCCCACCACCATATTCATGCCAGCTACCACAAAAGGGCCTTACACAACAGCTCGGCCCAGAGTCCACAGCAACATCAGACCGCCAACACAGAGGAACAATGGTCACACCTCTCGTAGACCACCATTGAGGAGAATAAGACCAACTGTGCAGAGCAGTGGTGCCAGAGATAGTGTAGATAAAGGCCTTACCTTTGACACAATGACCATCCTTACAGCTGAACAAGGATACACCAACACCCCTGCCCCATTCAACAACATAGACCCACACAATGCCATCTCTGGTGTTTATAGTCATGCCACTGGCAATGAAGCTACAAGTGCCAATATTGCTGGCTTTGAACCCACTACAAAGGGTATGACAACCAAACCTAAGATAGTTGGGGGCAATGCAGCCAGCTTCACCGTGTTATCCAACTCAGATGCTTTCCTGCCTTGTGAGGCTGTTGGAAACCCTCAACCAGCTATAACCTGGAAACGCTCCACCAGCACAG gaaGCACCGTTACAATTAAGGGGAGGATGGGCAAGTTTGAGGTGTTGAGCAATGGCACGCTGTCGATCCAGAATGCCAACATTAAGGACCGTGGGCAGTACCTCTGTCTAGCTGAGAATGATCATGGATCAGATAAACTTCTTGTCACCCTCTCTGTGGTGGCCTACCCCTCACGCATCCTGGAGCCCAAAATGCGTGAGATAAAGTCTCATGCAGGAAATACTGTGGAGATGAAATGTAATGCAGAGGGTCGGCCAACACCCATGATATCCTGGATCCTGGCCAACCGAACCCAGGTCAGGGgtcaaaacacagagaagggAAGGGTATCAGTATCTGCTGAAGGGACTCTGGTCATTGAGCGGGTGTCTGTTTATGACAGAGGTCATTACAAATGCATCGCCAGTAACCCAGCTGGAGCTGATACTGCTACAGTCCGACTGCAGGTTGTGGCAGCTCCCCCAGGCATTGTGGAGGAGAAACGGCAGCAGGTGAAAGCTGGTGTAAGTCAAAAGGTGTGGCTACCCTGCACTGGTCAAGGCAGCCCTCAGCCTACTATTCACTGGGTCATCCATGATGGGTCAGTGATACGATCTAACAGACCTACCAGTAACGCACGGATATCAGTGTATGTGAATGGAACCCTCCACATTAAGGATGTGACTCCAGCAGACAGCGGGAAGTATGAATGTATTGCTACCAGCTCTACTGGCTCAGAGAGAAGGGTGGTGACTCTGACAGTGGAGAGGCAAGAGTCTGCACCTCAAATAGTGGAGACATCCCATCGCGTGACAGAGTTGTTCTTCGGGGATCAGCTGAGACTAAACTGTTCAGCTACAGGAGACCCTAAACCCAGGATCATCTGGAGGCTGCCCTCTAAAGCTGTGGTGGACCAGTGGCACAG GATGGGCAGCAGAATTCAGGTCCTGGATAATGGTACTCTTATTGTTAACACTGTGAGTGATAAAGATGCAGGAGACTATCTCTGTGTGGCACGAAGCAAAATTGCTGATGATCTCCAACTCATGAGGGTCAGTGTGTCAATGAAGCCAGCTAAGATAGAGCCTAAGCTCTACGGAAAGAAGCAGGTACCCTATGGTAATGACTTTAAGGTTGACTGTAAGGCCTCAGGAGCACCAAAGCCAGAGATCTCCTGGGGTCTACCAGACGGTACAGTGGTGAACAGCGCTCTTCAATCTGATGCCAGCAGTGGAGTAGGACGAGCACGGCGCTATACACTTTTTGACAATGGAACTCTCTACCTAAACCAG GTTGGTATGTCAGAGGAAGGGGACTACACCTGCTATGCTGAAAACCAGGTGGGCAAAGATGAGATGCATGTACATATCAGCGTGGTGACTGCTGCCCCCAGGATACGTCCACCCAGCCAGACCTATGCCAGGGTGACGCCTGGAGGGAACATCCGCTTTGATTGTGAAGCACTTGGGGAACCCAAACCGAAGATCCTGTGGATGCTGCCAACCAACGATGTAATTGCAGCATCTAATGAACGTTACCTAATGCATGTCAACGGCTCTCTGGATATCAGGGACGTGAAGCTTATCGATGCTGGGGAATATGTTTGTATGGCTCGCAACCCTGCtggagaaaatagaaaagtcTACAAGCTTGATATAGAAGGGAATCCACCAGTGATCAATGGCTACCGGCAGAACAGGACCGTAATCAAAGATGTAGCTGCTAAattctccaggaaattaataGACTGTAAGGCTGAGGGCGATCCCACCCCTAGTATCACTTGGATTATGCCTGATAACATCTTTCTGACAGCACCATACTTTGGCAGCAGGATTAATGTCCACCATAATGGGACATTAGAGTTTCGTAACGTGCGGCCAACTGATACAGCAGAGTTCATTTGCATGGCGAGGAATGATGGAGGAGAGGCAGTAATGGTGGTGCAGCTGGAGGTGACCAGTATGCTCCGAAGGCCGATCTTCAAGAACCCCTTCAACGAACGTATTGTGTCTCGGATTGGGAAAACCACAGTTCTGAACTGCTCTGCTGATGGACACCCAATGCCGGAGATCATTTGGACTTTGCCAAATGGAACACGGTTTACTGGTGAACCCAACCATGGCTCTCACCACCACCTAGGCAAGGATGGGACTTTAGTCATCTATAGCCCTCGTAAAGAGGATGCTGGGAAGTACCGCTGCGGTGCCAGGAATTTCATGGGCTACATAGAGAAGCTAATCATTTTGGATGTTGGGCAGAAACCTTACATCCTGACAAGGCCTAGGGGCATCATACGCAGTGTGTCTGGAGAACCTCTCTTCCTTCACTGTTTATCTGATGGAAGTCCCAGACCCAGAATCTACTGGACCATTCCCGGTGGCCACACTCTTACTCGGCCTCAAGTCCTTGGGCGCTACCAGTTACTGGAGAATGGTACTTTGGTTATTCAGGATACTACTCTCCACGACAGAGGGAACTACATCTGCAGGGCTCAGAACAATGCTGGGGAGGCTGTGCTCACTGTCCCTGTTATAATCATTGCCTACCCTCCACGGATCACTACAGGGCCACCTCCTAGTGTGAAAGCAGTGACCGGGACACCTATCCAGCTCAACTGTGCCGCTATTGGGATCCCCAAGCCAGAGATCACCTGGGAGCTGCCCGATCGTTCAGTTCTGTCAGCGGCAGACCAGGGCCGGCCTATGGGTAGCGAACTGCTTCACCCTCAGGGCACACTTATCATTCAGAGGCCCACAGCTTCAGACTCTGGCACATACAAGTGCTTGGCCAAGAACCACCTGGGTACAGACTCAAAGGCCACATATGTACATGTActgtga